A part of Salmo salar chromosome ssa18, Ssal_v3.1, whole genome shotgun sequence genomic DNA contains:
- the LOC106577307 gene encoding cytochrome P450 26A1 isoform X3, producing MALNTLVATLLCTIVLPIFLFLVAVKLWEVYLIRGRDPSCRASLPPGSMGLPFIGETLQLLLQRRKFLQMKRRKYGCIYRTHLFGNPTVRVMGANNVRQILLGEHKLVAVQWPASVRTILGSDTLSNMHGTQHKNKKKAIMRAFSRDALEHYIPVIQEEVRSAVTEWLEKDSYVLVYPEMKRLMFRIAMRILLGFDPDQIKTDEQELVEAFEEMIKNLFSLPVDVPFSGLYRGLKARNLIHSKIEENIQKKIDGGEVKHRDALQQLIEISRNSDEPFSMQRRAVQHAGNTLYPIHVSPIFNHRDEPFSMQVILSTLYMYPPSSTTETSRSACR from the exons ATGGCTTTGAACACTTTGGTGGCGACACTTCTGTGTACGATTGTGCTTCCAATCTTTCTCTTTTTAGTCGCGGTGAAGTTATGGGAAGTTTATTTGATCCGTGGTCGGGATCCCAGCTGTCGAGCCTCTCTCCCACCTGGGTCCATGGGCTTACCTTTCATTGGAGAGACGCTCCAACTCCTTCTCCAG AGGAGAAAGTTCCTGCAGATGAAACGGCGGAAGTATGGCTGCATTTACAGAACGCATCTCTTTGGCAACCCCACAGTGCGTGTCATGGGAGCGAACAACGTCAGACAGATTCTGCTGGGCGAACATAAACTTGTCGCGGTGCAGTGGCCCGCTTCCGTCAGAACTATTTTGGGATCGGACACGCTCTCCAATATGCACGGGACTCAGCACAAAAACAAGAAGAAG GCTATAATGAGAGCTTTCTCCCGGGATGCCTTGGAACACTACATCCCCGTGAtccaggaggaggtgaggagcgCCGTGACGGAATGGCTAGAGAAGGACTCCTACGTTCTAGTCTACCCGGAGATGAAGCGCCTAATGTTCCGCATCGCCATGAGGATCCTCCTGGGCTTTGACCCGGACCAGATCAAAACCGACGAACAGGAGCTGGTTGAGGCTTTCGAAGAGATGATCAAGAACCTTTTCTCCCTGCCCGTCGATGTCCCCTTCAGCGGTTTGTACCGG GGATTGAAAGCCCGAAATTTAATCCACTCCAAAATCGAGGAGAATATCCAGAAAAAAATTGATGGTGGTGAGGTGAAACACAGAGATGCGCTACAACAGCTGATAGAGATCAGTAGGAACAGTGACGAGCCGTTCAGCATGCAG AGACGAGCCGTTCAGCATGCAGGTAATACTCTCTACCCTATACATGTATCCCCCATCTTCAACCACAGAGACGAGCCGTTCAGCATGCAGGTAATACTCTCTACCCTATACATGTATCCCCCATCTTCAACCACAGAGACGAGCCGTTCAGCGTGCAG GTAA
- the LOC106577307 gene encoding cytochrome P450 26A1 isoform X2, with amino-acid sequence MALNTLVATLLCTIVLPIFLFLVAVKLWEVYLIRGRDPSCRASLPPGSMGLPFIGETLQLLLQRRKFLQMKRRKYGCIYRTHLFGNPTVRVMGANNVRQILLGEHKLVAVQWPASVRTILGSDTLSNMHGTQHKNKKKAIMRAFSRDALEHYIPVIQEEVRSAVTEWLEKDSYVLVYPEMKRLMFRIAMRILLGFDPDQIKTDEQELVEAFEEMIKNLFSLPVDVPFSGLYRGLKARNLIHSKIEENIQKKIDGGEVKHRDALQQLIEISRNSDEPFSMQVILSTLYMYPPSSTTETSRSACRDEPFSMQVILSTLYMYPPSSTTETSRSACR; translated from the exons ATGGCTTTGAACACTTTGGTGGCGACACTTCTGTGTACGATTGTGCTTCCAATCTTTCTCTTTTTAGTCGCGGTGAAGTTATGGGAAGTTTATTTGATCCGTGGTCGGGATCCCAGCTGTCGAGCCTCTCTCCCACCTGGGTCCATGGGCTTACCTTTCATTGGAGAGACGCTCCAACTCCTTCTCCAG AGGAGAAAGTTCCTGCAGATGAAACGGCGGAAGTATGGCTGCATTTACAGAACGCATCTCTTTGGCAACCCCACAGTGCGTGTCATGGGAGCGAACAACGTCAGACAGATTCTGCTGGGCGAACATAAACTTGTCGCGGTGCAGTGGCCCGCTTCCGTCAGAACTATTTTGGGATCGGACACGCTCTCCAATATGCACGGGACTCAGCACAAAAACAAGAAGAAG GCTATAATGAGAGCTTTCTCCCGGGATGCCTTGGAACACTACATCCCCGTGAtccaggaggaggtgaggagcgCCGTGACGGAATGGCTAGAGAAGGACTCCTACGTTCTAGTCTACCCGGAGATGAAGCGCCTAATGTTCCGCATCGCCATGAGGATCCTCCTGGGCTTTGACCCGGACCAGATCAAAACCGACGAACAGGAGCTGGTTGAGGCTTTCGAAGAGATGATCAAGAACCTTTTCTCCCTGCCCGTCGATGTCCCCTTCAGCGGTTTGTACCGG GGATTGAAAGCCCGAAATTTAATCCACTCCAAAATCGAGGAGAATATCCAGAAAAAAATTGATGGTGGTGAGGTGAAACACAGAGATGCGCTACAACAGCTGATAGAGATCAGTAGGAACAGTGACGAGCCGTTCAGCATGCAGGTAATACTCTCTACCCTATACATGTATCCCCCATCTTCAACCACAGAGACGAGCCGTTCAGCATGCAG AGACGAGCCGTTCAGCATGCAGGTAATACTCTCTACCCTATACATGTATCCCCCATCTTCAACCACAGAGACGAGCCGTTCAGCGTGCAGGTAA
- the LOC106577307 gene encoding cytochrome P450 26A1 isoform X1, with protein sequence MALNTLVATLLCTIVLPIFLFLVAVKLWEVYLIRGRDPSCRASLPPGSMGLPFIGETLQLLLQRRKFLQMKRRKYGCIYRTHLFGNPTVRVMGANNVRQILLGEHKLVAVQWPASVRTILGSDTLSNMHGTQHKNKKKAIMRAFSRDALEHYIPVIQEEVRSAVTEWLEKDSYVLVYPEMKRLMFRIAMRILLGFDPDQIKTDEQELVEAFEEMIKNLFSLPVDVPFSGLYRGLKARNLIHSKIEENIQKKIDGGEVKHRDALQQLIEISRNSDEPFSMQRRAVQHAGNTLYPIHVSPIFNHRDEPFSMQVILSTLYMYPPSSTTETSRSACR encoded by the exons ATGGCTTTGAACACTTTGGTGGCGACACTTCTGTGTACGATTGTGCTTCCAATCTTTCTCTTTTTAGTCGCGGTGAAGTTATGGGAAGTTTATTTGATCCGTGGTCGGGATCCCAGCTGTCGAGCCTCTCTCCCACCTGGGTCCATGGGCTTACCTTTCATTGGAGAGACGCTCCAACTCCTTCTCCAG AGGAGAAAGTTCCTGCAGATGAAACGGCGGAAGTATGGCTGCATTTACAGAACGCATCTCTTTGGCAACCCCACAGTGCGTGTCATGGGAGCGAACAACGTCAGACAGATTCTGCTGGGCGAACATAAACTTGTCGCGGTGCAGTGGCCCGCTTCCGTCAGAACTATTTTGGGATCGGACACGCTCTCCAATATGCACGGGACTCAGCACAAAAACAAGAAGAAG GCTATAATGAGAGCTTTCTCCCGGGATGCCTTGGAACACTACATCCCCGTGAtccaggaggaggtgaggagcgCCGTGACGGAATGGCTAGAGAAGGACTCCTACGTTCTAGTCTACCCGGAGATGAAGCGCCTAATGTTCCGCATCGCCATGAGGATCCTCCTGGGCTTTGACCCGGACCAGATCAAAACCGACGAACAGGAGCTGGTTGAGGCTTTCGAAGAGATGATCAAGAACCTTTTCTCCCTGCCCGTCGATGTCCCCTTCAGCGGTTTGTACCGG GGATTGAAAGCCCGAAATTTAATCCACTCCAAAATCGAGGAGAATATCCAGAAAAAAATTGATGGTGGTGAGGTGAAACACAGAGATGCGCTACAACAGCTGATAGAGATCAGTAGGAACAGTGACGAGCCGTTCAGCATGCAG AGACGAGCCGTTCAGCATGCAGGTAATACTCTCTACCCTATACATGTATCCCCCATCTTCAACCACAGAGACGAGCCGTTCAGCATGCAGGTAATACTCTCTACCCTATACATGTATCCCCCATCTTCAACCACAGAGACGAGCCGTTCAGCGTGCAGGTAA
- the LOC106577307 gene encoding cytochrome P450 26A1 isoform X5, translating into MALNTLVATLLCTIVLPIFLFLVAVKLWEVYLIRGRDPSCRASLPPGSMGLPFIGETLQLLLQRRKFLQMKRRKYGCIYRTHLFGNPTVRVMGANNVRQILLGEHKLVAVQWPASVRTILGSDTLSNMHGTQHKNKKKAIMRAFSRDALEHYIPVIQEEVRSAVTEWLEKDSYVLVYPEMKRLMFRIAMRILLGFDPDQIKTDEQELVEAFEEMIKNLFSLPVDVPFSGLYRGLKARNLIHSKIEENIQKKIDGGEVKHRDALQQLIEISRNSDEPFSMQVILSTLYMYPPSSTTETSRSACR; encoded by the exons ATGGCTTTGAACACTTTGGTGGCGACACTTCTGTGTACGATTGTGCTTCCAATCTTTCTCTTTTTAGTCGCGGTGAAGTTATGGGAAGTTTATTTGATCCGTGGTCGGGATCCCAGCTGTCGAGCCTCTCTCCCACCTGGGTCCATGGGCTTACCTTTCATTGGAGAGACGCTCCAACTCCTTCTCCAG AGGAGAAAGTTCCTGCAGATGAAACGGCGGAAGTATGGCTGCATTTACAGAACGCATCTCTTTGGCAACCCCACAGTGCGTGTCATGGGAGCGAACAACGTCAGACAGATTCTGCTGGGCGAACATAAACTTGTCGCGGTGCAGTGGCCCGCTTCCGTCAGAACTATTTTGGGATCGGACACGCTCTCCAATATGCACGGGACTCAGCACAAAAACAAGAAGAAG GCTATAATGAGAGCTTTCTCCCGGGATGCCTTGGAACACTACATCCCCGTGAtccaggaggaggtgaggagcgCCGTGACGGAATGGCTAGAGAAGGACTCCTACGTTCTAGTCTACCCGGAGATGAAGCGCCTAATGTTCCGCATCGCCATGAGGATCCTCCTGGGCTTTGACCCGGACCAGATCAAAACCGACGAACAGGAGCTGGTTGAGGCTTTCGAAGAGATGATCAAGAACCTTTTCTCCCTGCCCGTCGATGTCCCCTTCAGCGGTTTGTACCGG GGATTGAAAGCCCGAAATTTAATCCACTCCAAAATCGAGGAGAATATCCAGAAAAAAATTGATGGTGGTGAGGTGAAACACAGAGATGCGCTACAACAGCTGATAGAGATCAGTAGGAACAGTGACGAGCCGTTCAGCATGCAGGTAATACTCTCTACCCTATACAT GTATCCCCCATCTTCAACCACAGAGACGAGCCGTTCAGCATGCAGGTAA
- the LOC106577307 gene encoding cytochrome P450 26A1 isoform X6 has translation MALNTLVATLLCTIVLPIFLFLVAVKLWEVYLIRGRDPSCRASLPPGSMGLPFIGETLQLLLQRRKFLQMKRRKYGCIYRTHLFGNPTVRVMGANNVRQILLGEHKLVAVQWPASVRTILGSDTLSNMHGTQHKNKKKAIMRAFSRDALEHYIPVIQEEVRSAVTEWLEKDSYVLVYPEMKRLMFRIAMRILLGFDPDQIKTDEQELVEAFEEMIKNLFSLPVDVPFSGLYRGLKARNLIHSKIEENIQKKIDGGEVKHRDALQQLIEISRNSDEPFSMQRRAVQHAETSRSACR, from the exons ATGGCTTTGAACACTTTGGTGGCGACACTTCTGTGTACGATTGTGCTTCCAATCTTTCTCTTTTTAGTCGCGGTGAAGTTATGGGAAGTTTATTTGATCCGTGGTCGGGATCCCAGCTGTCGAGCCTCTCTCCCACCTGGGTCCATGGGCTTACCTTTCATTGGAGAGACGCTCCAACTCCTTCTCCAG AGGAGAAAGTTCCTGCAGATGAAACGGCGGAAGTATGGCTGCATTTACAGAACGCATCTCTTTGGCAACCCCACAGTGCGTGTCATGGGAGCGAACAACGTCAGACAGATTCTGCTGGGCGAACATAAACTTGTCGCGGTGCAGTGGCCCGCTTCCGTCAGAACTATTTTGGGATCGGACACGCTCTCCAATATGCACGGGACTCAGCACAAAAACAAGAAGAAG GCTATAATGAGAGCTTTCTCCCGGGATGCCTTGGAACACTACATCCCCGTGAtccaggaggaggtgaggagcgCCGTGACGGAATGGCTAGAGAAGGACTCCTACGTTCTAGTCTACCCGGAGATGAAGCGCCTAATGTTCCGCATCGCCATGAGGATCCTCCTGGGCTTTGACCCGGACCAGATCAAAACCGACGAACAGGAGCTGGTTGAGGCTTTCGAAGAGATGATCAAGAACCTTTTCTCCCTGCCCGTCGATGTCCCCTTCAGCGGTTTGTACCGG GGATTGAAAGCCCGAAATTTAATCCACTCCAAAATCGAGGAGAATATCCAGAAAAAAATTGATGGTGGTGAGGTGAAACACAGAGATGCGCTACAACAGCTGATAGAGATCAGTAGGAACAGTGACGAGCCGTTCAGCATGCAG AGACGAGCCGTTCAGCATGCAG AGACGAGCCGTTCAGCATGCAGGTAA
- the LOC106577307 gene encoding cytochrome P450 26A1 isoform X4 codes for MALNTLVATLLCTIVLPIFLFLVAVKLWEVYLIRGRDPSCRASLPPGSMGLPFIGETLQLLLQRRKFLQMKRRKYGCIYRTHLFGNPTVRVMGANNVRQILLGEHKLVAVQWPASVRTILGSDTLSNMHGTQHKNKKKAIMRAFSRDALEHYIPVIQEEVRSAVTEWLEKDSYVLVYPEMKRLMFRIAMRILLGFDPDQIKTDEQELVEAFEEMIKNLFSLPVDVPFSGLYRGLKARNLIHSKIEENIQKKIDGGEVKHRDALQQLIEISRNSDEPFSMQVILSTLYMYPPSSTTETSRSACR; via the exons ATGGCTTTGAACACTTTGGTGGCGACACTTCTGTGTACGATTGTGCTTCCAATCTTTCTCTTTTTAGTCGCGGTGAAGTTATGGGAAGTTTATTTGATCCGTGGTCGGGATCCCAGCTGTCGAGCCTCTCTCCCACCTGGGTCCATGGGCTTACCTTTCATTGGAGAGACGCTCCAACTCCTTCTCCAG AGGAGAAAGTTCCTGCAGATGAAACGGCGGAAGTATGGCTGCATTTACAGAACGCATCTCTTTGGCAACCCCACAGTGCGTGTCATGGGAGCGAACAACGTCAGACAGATTCTGCTGGGCGAACATAAACTTGTCGCGGTGCAGTGGCCCGCTTCCGTCAGAACTATTTTGGGATCGGACACGCTCTCCAATATGCACGGGACTCAGCACAAAAACAAGAAGAAG GCTATAATGAGAGCTTTCTCCCGGGATGCCTTGGAACACTACATCCCCGTGAtccaggaggaggtgaggagcgCCGTGACGGAATGGCTAGAGAAGGACTCCTACGTTCTAGTCTACCCGGAGATGAAGCGCCTAATGTTCCGCATCGCCATGAGGATCCTCCTGGGCTTTGACCCGGACCAGATCAAAACCGACGAACAGGAGCTGGTTGAGGCTTTCGAAGAGATGATCAAGAACCTTTTCTCCCTGCCCGTCGATGTCCCCTTCAGCGGTTTGTACCGG GGATTGAAAGCCCGAAATTTAATCCACTCCAAAATCGAGGAGAATATCCAGAAAAAAATTGATGGTGGTGAGGTGAAACACAGAGATGCGCTACAACAGCTGATAGAGATCAGTAGGAACAGTGACGAGCCGTTCAGCATGCAGGTAATACTCTCTACCCTATACATGTATCCCCCATCTTCAACCACAGAGACGAGCCGTTCAGCATGCAGGTAA